The genome window CGCTCTTCTTTCTTGTCtggctccttctccccctccctcaccctcccctGCAGTTAGTTCCTGAGGCTCCTGTCTCTGATTGCAGTTCAGAACCCTGGGGCCGGCTCCTCCGGCGGCTCCTCCTCTGGCAGCCTGCATGTCCTAAACTGCGTAGGGCAGGTGAAAAGGGAGCTTCTGACGCATGTGGCAGAGGGTAGTTCCTATCGGGTCAACAACCGCTTGGACCGGGAATACAAACCACGGCCCGTAAATGAGATGATCCGTTCTGCAAAGGAGATGATTGGTGAGGAGATGCGGTACAGTCTGCTGGTGGGGAACTGTGAGCACTTTGTCACCGATCTGAGATATGGCAAGGCCGAGAGCCGACAGGTAAGGTCCCCTCAGGGGAGCTCCCTCTTCCTCCTGGAGGTctgcttggggtgggggtgaccGTGCTGTGCACACATGAGGGAGAAATTACCCTGAATGATGAAAAATCGGGCCTTCAGGGTCCAGCTGGCAAGGAACCAGGATGTCAGACAGCAAATCTCAGGTCTGCTTCGAATCCACTGAGGGTCTTTAAACAAAGTCATTCACTCTCTGGGGCTCAGTTTCCCCATGGGAAGAAGGAAGGTGTAACTGGAGGACCTCAGGGACTCACCAGATCAGTCACTTGAGGATTTGTAGCCTCCAGGGAAACCCCCCCACGCCCAAAGGCAGCCTCCGATGTCCTGTGGGTGCTCAGGGACAACCAGGCCAACCCGGGACCACGACAGGTCTGCTGAGGCCCAGCGAGCACTCAGGCAGGACCCGGTCCGGGTCTGCGGGCCTGTGTAAGAGCTCAGGACACTGTCCTGTAGGACCTCGGCCCAGCTTCCACCCTCCTCCGGCACTGGTCCCGAGTGTGTTGTCCCCACACAGCTAGGAAGAGGCAGAAGCGGGATTCGAACCCCAGTGACCACACTCTCTGCTGTGGTACTGGACGGTCAGGGCTCGGGCCAAGGGCGTGGGTGGtcgggcagagagaggaggggaggacagCAGAGCCGTGTGGGGAGGGATGTGAAGGATGTGACGCTGAGGTGGGATGTTCCAGGTGGCCCGTCAGACACCCAGGGGGACAGGCTGAGGAGCAGCTGCACGTATGAGTCCGGGGCTCTGGGCTGAGCTGGGGCTGGAGACAGAAGCTTCCAGGCTGCACCTGTGACCAGCACTCAGTGCACAGGGAAGCTGTTACCATGGTTGTCCACAGTCTCCCCTCAGCTTCTTCTACACCCGCCCTCGGCAGGGAGGTGGAGGTTACTGCCATCCAGACCACAGACCCATTCCCAGTTTTAACCCCAGAGCTCTGGACCCAGGGACCCAGGCATAAACCCTCCTCCTTGTCCCCCAACGTCAGGGACAATGGCCTCCCCCAGGAAGCTCTCCCCGAAGCATTCCAGCAGCCCACCTGCCCGTTGTCAGGACAGCCTCAGACAAGCCTGCCACTGAGAAGTGGTCGCACCTGTGTTTCCCAGGGAAGGGGCCATGGGGACATGGCCAGCCCTCTGTGGGGGAGGACTCTGGGAgggcagcaggaggaagaggacagACAGGTTCTGGGGCAGGGGACAGAAAGTGTGTGCAACCTCCAGCCCCTGGGGAGGGAGCAAGGACCCGCCTGGACTTGCTGTTGACTCTGACACGAACTGCTCACTTTCAGGTAGAAAAAGTCCTGAAGGAGTTACAGCCAACTATAGTGCCTATGCCTCCTTCTGGATGCCTTCTGTTCTGAAAATGTGATCCCAAACCCAGCAACAGCCTGGGGGAGCCACAGAACCCTCCGCAGCAGCAGCTTGGAACCGACTCCCACAGCCCCTCCGTCTCCCTGACCTCGTCCCGGGCTCCCTGcagctctctctctcactctcccctcacCACGGCTGAAGGATGGACTCAGGGGACCAAGACTGAGGAAGTAAAACTGTATCTGTCCCTTCAGGAAGGAAGTCCACTGTCTCTGTAGCTCTAAACCAGTAAATAAAACGTCAGCACCTGTCAGGGACACCCAGCAATTTCGAGCTGGTGGGAGAAGCTCCGGCCTCTCAGAGTCTCAGTTCATCTTCTCTGAGATGGGGCTGTGATCCACTTCACGGGGACATCGTGAGGACCAGATACACTGATGGCTGGAAGTCCCCCATACCTGCCTGGTCCGTAGCGGTGCTCAGTGGTTTGTCTACATTGTGCTGTGTAGACCGACCATTGTCATCAGACATCATTCATTTTACTCTCAGGCTGCAAAGCCCCCAAACACTTCACCGTCACCCCGGGTAGTCCCATCGGCTGCCACTCGAATCCCCTGACGAGTCTAAACACCTCCCAGCGTCTTCCAATGACCTCCTTCAGTCAGCCCTCTCCTGTAGAaagactcctttttctttttaaactccaAAGTATAGTCCTCACCCTCTGTGACTACCAGACGGAATTGTACTATCTTTCCGTGCCCACTTGCCGTGGCTCAAATGCCCAGGGGTTGAATGCGGAAAATTAGCCTCCTCcacttttagggcagtgaaacttcTCTGTATGATGCAGTACTGACAAGTCTATGTCATTATAAGTTGTCTAAGCtcacagaatgtacaacaccaagtgGCCCCTGAGGTCAACTAAGGACTTTGGGATATTTTGATGTGTCAGTGCAGGTTCATCAACTGTGACAAAAATATAGCCTTGGAAGCAGGATGTTGATAGTGGAGAAGGTTATGCATGAGCAGGGGTCAGGGAAGTATATGGAAAATCTCTGTACCTTTCCATTTTCTATGAAGCTACACATctctaaataaattctttaaaaatattaaccatCTGAGTATATCCCTCCAGTACTTCCTAGTGTGTGATGGGGGAGTGATCTGAGAATTGTCAGATCTCCATGTTTTTACACTGCCTCATCTGGCCTCTGCCACCAGTGACCTTACTAAATGACCACTCTGTCTGACCTTTCTTATGGTTGTCCCCACAGCCACTAACACTTTGCTTTGAGAATGCAGAACCTCACTGTCCCCGGGGCTGTGACTTCCCAATCATGAGAAAGCAGGTGGGTCCCTGGATCCCCTCAGTGCAGCAGGGCCCAGGCAGGGACATCACAGGACCCCGGGAAGCTCAGGGCTCCCGGAGGGTTGAAGAACAAAGAATGTAACTTGTACTCATTACTACCAAGGAGGGCCCTGCTCAGATGCCCGGGCTGAAATGTCAGCTCCATGTGGGGCTCCAGAGGGGCCATGCTTGCCTTGCTCCCAGGCAGCCTCTGGGCAGGGGGACGCTTTCACACTTCTCCCAATCTGAAGTTCCACAAACAGGAGTGTCTGATTGGGGACTCAGAATTTGGGAGAGATGTGAGGTCCAGCATCTAACTCTGGGCAACCAATCTCCCCTGGGACACGACCCAGGCTCCCAGCAGCCTCAGAGGAGCCTGTCAGTACAaactctgccccctcccctgggTTCCCTGCAGCAGGGGTGCAAACCATGGAGTCTGGCTCTCCCACAGTCCCCTCCAAGGGACACTGCCTCTATGCTCAGGATTATACCATGTGATTGGCCATGTAATGGGCTGAGCCAATCAGATTCTCTCTAAGGACCATGAACAGGAACAAAGGAGCTGCAGGCACTGAGCGACATGCTGCTGAGCTGATGTGGATGGAAAAGGCGTGGGGTTGAGGACCAGAGACGTGAAAGTGAATAAAGATACTAAGTGTCCCTGCAACCAAGAGGAGCAGAGAGTAACAGGAGAAATGGGGGGCTTCAGCCACTGGTGGCTGAGTCACATTAACAGCAAAGAATCTTGGACACAATTTCCACCGCTCAAGTCCCAGGCCCCAGGGCAGGCCAATGGATCCTGCTCTTGTTCCTTACAGGGCTGtctcccctgtccctgtccctcgtGTATCCCCACACCATAAAAAGAACCCCGCCCTCCAAGAGCAAACTGAAGAAAAGTTGTGAGTGGCCAGGACGACCCTCAGTGAAGCTGGAAGGAACAGGTGTTGCTCAGCTCAGGCTGCGTGACAGCACAGCACCCCCCGGGGGCGGCAGCACAAGTTACAGAAGCTAGAAGTTCAGGGTGAAGGTGCTGGCGAGCCTGTCTTCCTGTCTTGTAGATGGTACCTTCTCGTGAAGTCTGTAGCCAGGCATATACATGCTATATTACTGATTTCGTGATTTTATTTAGTCTGACTAACCATgaaatagagctaaataagaagGTACTAACAAactaaacttataaaaatttttctgtaaaatgttaaattcagtttgttgctcttataacTATGATTTAGTATTACCAGTTTAGTGATCACAGTtatatattctgtaacaaatcaaacaTGTATATAATCCATcctgtgctttcacctctggccaagctGGCATTACAGTTAAAAGGCCAGTTACCCCCCAGCTGACGTACATCAAGGGTTAACATCCGAGCAAAGAAgaacctctcctctctcccacaccCTGAGGCCTCCAGTTCTGATTCTTGCTCAAGGCCAAAGAGGACTGCTTGACTGTGGGAATCGGGAACACttgttacatgaaacaaaaatcctAATTTATCAGTTACTTGCTAGATTCAGTTCCTGTAACAACCAAAGAGAGAAACTGTGCTTTCTGATGTGCCATGTCTGACAGGTATGGGGCTTTCATCCACTTCTCTGAACGAATCGCGCAGAGTCCCCTCAGTAAAGAATTCTCAATCCCTCCTTCTGATTCCTTTGCTCTAGTTCTGCTTATTCCCCTctccttcacttctttttttaaatttttttaatttttttttttgttttttttcagaaagagggatagtaaggaacagacagataggaacggagagagatgaggaagaatcaatcatcagtttttcattgcgacaccttagttgttcattgattgctttctcatatgtgccttgaccgtggaccttcagcagaccaagtaacctcttgctcgagccagagaccttgggtccaaactggtgagctttgctcaaaccagatgagcccacgctcaagctggcgacctcaggatctcgaacctgggtcctccgcatcccagtctgacgctttatccactgctcaaccacctggtcaggctccttctccctctttataTAAATCCCAGCCTGCACCAAGAGGGAGAGATGGCattttgaggacaggagtccccCCATCTTCTCAAGGGGCCGCAtatgaataaacttttttttttttttgtatttttttttctgaagctggaaaccagaagagacagtcagacagactcccgcatgcgcccgaccaggatccacccggcacgcccaccaggggccacgctctgcccaccagggggcgatgctctgcccctccagggcatcgctcttttgcaaccagagccactctagcgcctggggcagaggccaaggagccatccccagcgcccgggccatctttgctccaatggagcctcactgcgggaggggaagagagagacagagaggaaggagaggggggtggagaagcaaatgggcgcttctcctgtgtgccctggccgggaatcaaacccgggtcccccgcacgccaggccgaagctctaccgctgagccaaccggccagggccatgaataaACTTTCTAACCAGCACCTGTATCATGTCGTTGGTTTTTATGTGACAGGTAGCCAGACTTGAGGGTCATTTTTTCCAGTTTCATGTCCTCacatggagaagagaaagagagctctggtctctcctcctctaataagGACATGAATATCATCATGCCCACCCCAGACCCTCACCACCTCCTCATGACTTCCTCTAAACCTCATCACCTTCCACTGGTCTGCCTCCAACTATCACCATACTGCAGGGTAGGGCTTCACCATGGATTTGGGGAGGGGCCGATACAAACGAACATTCAGTCCCTGACAGAGCCCAACTGTGTCTTTAATAGAATTCACACTGGGATATATTTCCTCAAATAACATCTTTTTGGGCTTATATTTAGCTCCATTAAAATCAGCCTAACCGATTACAAACCACAGTGAAATCAATAAACCAAACCGCAGACCAGCTGGCCACGCAGGACTTCTCCATTCTAACTAGCTGCCGTTCGGATGGTCACCTGAACTGTCGCTTTTCCCGCTTGCTTCCCTGCGACAGGAGCCCGATGAGGGCGGCGGCAGCCAGGCCCTCTCCTAGGAGGCCCACTGTCCCGACTGCTTCGGTGACGTGCGGAGAAGAGAAGGGACGTCACACTGCACATCAGGGAAGACCCGCCTGGCCCTTGTCCTCCTCAGTGGAACCGCAGAAGGAACAACTGTTGGCACGGACGGGGGTCCCAAGAGGGCTTTCCACCCAGGAAAGCGAGGAAGAGGAGCCCAGGGAGCGGAGAAGAATGAGGGAAAGAAGGAGCTCCAGGGGCAAGGGCAGCACTGGCTTTCAGGAGGTACGTAAAGTGTAACAGAGCCGCAGGGGTTGCCAGGAAAGGGCAGAGGGGCAGTGCCCGGAGGTTGTAGGTCAGGGCTGGCCCACTGCGAGCCTCAAAGCAAGAGCAGAGTTGGGGAAACCACTCCTGTGGACTCTCACTGCCCAGGGCCAGAGGGCGGGCAGCTGGTCTGGATTGTTCCAGATGTCCCCAGATCTCAGCCCACCTCTAGGCACAGCGTAGGCACTCATGACCGATCTGCTGATCAAATGTCGTGACTGTGAGTGCACTTTATGGGATAAGATCACCTCACTTCTGTGCTCATAGGGGAGGGTCTGAACAAGGAAGCAGGTGCTCCGAAACATAGAAGGTGCCGTGCAGACGTGAGGATGACCCTAAGCGCCTGGTCCTCAGCAAGCAGGCGGGAGCCGCCCCTGCACACATCGTGGTGTTGGCCCAGCGGCCTGAAGACTATGAGAATGCCTGCTCTCCAGGGGTCAACACTGGGCGGGGCCTTCACCATCACTGTACTTGTCTTAATCCACCCCAAATCGCTATTTATAACCCTTGGGTTTATATGCCCACAATACAGAGGACAAGACTGAGGATAGACAGTTTAACGAACTTACTCAAATCCACACCACTGGCAAGTGACAGGGCCCAGGACGGCCTGACATCCTAGCCAGCACATGTAAGCCCTTCCCGgcaggaagaaaaatatatttaatccctggccagttggctcagtaatagaccatcagcccagagtgtggaagtcctgggtttgatacccagccagggcacacaggagaagccaccatctgcttctccaaccctcccccaccccttctctctgtctctctcttcccctcctgcagccaagtctccactggagcaagtaggcccaggagctaaggatgggtccatggccaccgcctcaggcgctagaatggctccagttgcaactgagcaacacctcagatgggcagagcatcgccccctggtgggcttgcctggtggataccAGTCCAGTgtatgcaggagtcagtctctctgcctcccagcctctcacttcagaaaaatacaaaaaaaaaaaagtcaaaacagaGACCAAATAGCAGATATCTGTAGACTATCATTAATTTGAGCCATGAATTTGATCCCTGGAAAGCAAGATGGGATATCTCGGATGGGCCCTTGGGGTTTCAGCACAGGTGCATGATAAGGCAGCCTCCTCACTCCCAGTCCACCACCCACCCCGACCAGAAACAGGCCGAGGCCCCTCAGCACAAGGTAGAGAGACCCCACCAGCAGGGTCGCTGTCCGGCACCAGGGAGCAGTGCCCGGGGGGCCCTGGAACAGCCTGGGCTCCATGCAGGCTGTTTCCAGAGGGTGTGGGTTCCCCttgccctcttcccctctcacaggaACGAGCTTAATTAATCCTCAACCAGCCTGAATCTATCTACAGTGCTTGGCCTAATGTGTGAACATTCCAGCAAGCCAAGAAGGAGGATTGGAGTGTGCGCTGCGCCCACACGGACAGGACTTCCGGGAGAAATAAACCCACCTCCAGGGAGGCTCCCTCCATTTCCATCTACTGCTTCTGAATtccaaactagaaaaaaaaatgccagctaTTTCTCTAAATGAAATTAATCCTGCTTTGGCTGCTTGGTTGGACAATAATGTCTGGCCTGACTACTCAAATTACATGGCAGACAGTTTTCTTTAACTCAATGAGCTCCATCAGCAGCTGCACGGACATGAAGAAACAGGAACATATGTATGCAACGTACCATGTACCAAAAATCCCGTCAGGCAATGCGGTCTTTCAGATTATCTGAGACCAGGAGTCAACTACTTCTGGCATGTGTGTCAAATCCAGCCCACCCCTTGTttgtatacagaaaaaaaaatcttaggagcACAGCCTTACTCGTTCTATGAAGTATTGTCCACGACTGCACTTGTGCCGCAGACCTACAACAGCCGACTGAGTGGGGAGACAGGGACCACGTGGGCCGCAGAGTCTGAAAGATTTACACCCTGGCCCTTCACAGAAAACTTGCCCGACAGGACCAGGCTTTTCCTCCTCCTGGTTCACACTGTTCCCTCGGCCTATCAGCCTATTGTCTTTGTCACCCCTGTTCCCTCATTGTCTCCAACTCATTTTCCACTTCTAGTTTAATCATCAGACTCAGCTCAGGTGTTACCTCTTCTCTGATGCCTTCCTGGACCTAGGTTCGAATCCCACCTTTGCACAGCGGCGACCATGTACTAGAGACCCAATACCTAATTGTTGAATGAGCTTGGATAAGCTGCTTCCGCACTGTGGGCGACAGTGTCCCCTTCTGTACAGTGGGGGCAATAAAGCCAGCCTCTGGGGCTGTGGGAAGGATCCATCTCAGGGCCTGGCAGTCTGGGAGGGGGCTTGAATATGGGGTGACAGTCACGGCTGTGACAACACCCCTAACTGCAGGGTCTGCACTTCCGACTGGCAGGTCTCCCCACCCTCGTCCCTCCCCCACGGTCACATCCTCAGGGTAGGGATTCAGTGTCTGATAATTGTCTCATTCGtgcctctgtccccacccctgcTCCGCCCACACTGAAGCCCAGCCTCTGTCAGCTGAGGGAGTGTCCTGGTCCCTGGGGACGGGGACACAGGCTGAGGTCGCTGCAGGAGACTCCGTAGCGCAGCTCATTCACAAAGTGCTCACGGTTCTCACTGGTCAGCTTGTAAAGCACCTCCTGTCCCACCAGCTCCCCTGCCTGCTGGACGATTTTGCTGGGAGGCAGCGGCGGGTACTTGTCGTCATGTTTGTTATTGACATGGTACTTGTCACTCCTGGCCACATCGAACAGCTCCTTCTTCACTACGGCCCTGTCAGTCAGGGCGGACATGATGCTGGCCTCACCAGCTCCCGGGATTCCACCTGTGGGtcccagagaggaaagagagggagagatggtcCAGGGCAGGCCCCTGGGGATCACAGCGGGCAAGCAGGCAGCCCCGCTACCCTCAGCAGCATCATAAGGATTAGCTGTGGGAGGACCTTGCCGTCCTGCTTGGCTTCAACTCAGAAACAGGGCAGACCCTCACACAATGGGATGCTCAGCAGTAAAAAGGTGTTTGAAGAAGACAGAGGATGTTCCTGGGCTCtggttcctcttttcttcttcttcttttcttttttttttttttatgacagacagacagatagggacaaacaggatgagagaaagatgagaagcatcaattcttccttgcggtaccttagttgttcattgattgctttctcatatgtgccttgagggggggagTTCCAGCCAAGCTcataaccccctgctcaagccagggaccttgggctcaagccagcgaccttgggctcaagccagcgaccttgggctcaagccagtgaccttgggcttcaagccagcgaccttgggctcaagccagtgaccttgggcttcaagccagtgatctttggactcaagccagcgaccatggggtcatgtctatgattccacactcaagccagtgaccccaagctcaagctggtgaacccgtgctcaagccggtgaccttggggttttgaacctgggacctcggcatcccagtccaatactatccactgcgccaccacctggtcagactgattCCTCATTTTTAATGCAAAGGATATGAATTCTTCCAAAGGACCACGTGAATTCAGATGTCACTGAAATATTCAGGACAGGCCAGATTGGTGCAGGGCAAAGATACCCAGGTCCTAGTCCCAACTTCCCCTCTCTAAGTTGTAGCTCAGAAAC of Saccopteryx bilineata isolate mSacBil1 chromosome 1, mSacBil1_pri_phased_curated, whole genome shotgun sequence contains these proteins:
- the LOC136318843 gene encoding phospholipase A and acyltransferase 4-like isoform X1, whose translation is MATRTGPSTWTLVMWSIWLLQDPTEPELGDLIEFFRKGYSHWAIYVGDGYVVHLTTPVQNPGAGSSGGSSSGSLHVLNCVGQVKRELLTHVAEGSSYRVNNRLDREYKPRPVNEMIRSAKEMIGEEMRYSLLVGNCEHFVTDLRYGKAESRQVEKVLKELQPTIVPMPPSGCLLF
- the LOC136318843 gene encoding phospholipase A and acyltransferase 4-like isoform X3, producing MDKDPTEPELGDLIEFFRKGYSHWAIYVGDGYVVHLTTPVQNPGAGSSGGSSSGSLHVLNCVGQVKRELLTHVAEGSSYRVNNRLDREYKPRPVNEMIRSAKEMIGEEMRYSLLVGNCEHFVTDLRYGKAESRQVEKVLKELQPTIVPMPPSGCLLF
- the LOC136318843 gene encoding phospholipase A and acyltransferase 4-like isoform X2, with the protein product MASSDPTEPELGDLIEFFRKGYSHWAIYVGDGYVVHLTTPVQNPGAGSSGGSSSGSLHVLNCVGQVKRELLTHVAEGSSYRVNNRLDREYKPRPVNEMIRSAKEMIGEEMRYSLLVGNCEHFVTDLRYGKAESRQVEKVLKELQPTIVPMPPSGCLLF